In Anaeromyxobacter sp., the following proteins share a genomic window:
- a CDS encoding helix-turn-helix transcriptional regulator, protein MIHDATRAAFGYDTCTVITFPGGLVQALDLSVRSSEWPEERVKAVVPGCLAAIDRDLGGLSAALQPSRCFDVEVRYPLKAIERTPLMQEYWRPYKADHQLVAALGDGAQPLASVNLVRSRRAGAFTPRDLRALDEVRAVAERSLAALRALGTDDLAHTLDALACAFPSPAFLFDRVGRLTWMSDEGALRLGLAAVRVGGSRLVGGNAALASLASLARLALARNELDLDAPLRQSGLVARAERVVSRRFTTAGVPTLLVVLAPAIAPYSGSTPLEEAPHRPPGASPAGAAHPPAVARQAPPARPDRIPGLSASETAVARLAVEGFTVTNMAAHLGSSESTVRTHLRRAYLKLGVHGRAELAWVLLRGGRGTAGGR, encoded by the coding sequence GTGATCCACGACGCCACCCGGGCGGCCTTCGGCTACGACACCTGCACGGTCATCACCTTCCCGGGCGGCCTGGTGCAGGCGCTCGACCTCTCGGTCCGCTCCTCCGAGTGGCCGGAGGAGCGGGTCAAGGCGGTGGTCCCCGGCTGCCTGGCTGCCATCGACCGGGACCTCGGCGGCCTCTCGGCCGCGCTCCAGCCCTCCCGCTGCTTCGACGTGGAGGTGCGCTACCCGCTGAAGGCCATCGAGCGGACCCCGCTGATGCAGGAGTACTGGCGCCCCTACAAGGCCGACCACCAGCTGGTGGCCGCCCTGGGCGACGGCGCCCAGCCGCTCGCCTCGGTCAATCTGGTCCGCTCGCGCCGCGCTGGCGCCTTCACGCCCCGTGACCTGCGGGCCCTCGACGAGGTGCGTGCGGTGGCCGAGCGGTCGCTGGCGGCCCTGCGCGCCCTCGGCACCGACGACCTGGCCCACACGCTCGACGCGCTGGCCTGCGCCTTCCCCTCCCCGGCCTTCCTCTTCGACCGAGTCGGCCGGCTCACCTGGATGAGCGACGAGGGGGCGCTCCGGCTCGGCCTGGCGGCGGTGCGGGTCGGCGGCTCGCGGCTGGTGGGTGGCAACGCGGCGCTCGCCTCGCTGGCCTCGCTCGCCCGACTGGCCCTGGCGCGCAACGAGCTCGACCTCGACGCCCCGCTCCGGCAGAGCGGCCTGGTGGCGCGCGCGGAGCGGGTGGTGTCACGCCGCTTCACCACCGCCGGCGTGCCCACCCTGCTGGTGGTGCTGGCGCCGGCCATCGCCCCGTACTCCGGCTCCACGCCGCTCGAGGAGGCGCCGCATCGGCCTCCTGGCGCCAGCCCAGCGGGCGCGGCCCACCCTCCGGCCGTGGCCCGCCAGGCGCCGCCGGCCCGACCGGACCGTATCCCCGGCCTCTCGGCCTCCGAGACCGCCGTGGCTCGCCTGGCCGTCGAGGGCTTCACGGTGACCAACATGGCCGCCCACCTCGGCAGCTCGGAGTCGACCGTGCGCACCCACCTGCGCCGCGCCTACCTGAAGCTCGGCGTCCACGGCCGCGCCGAGCTGGCCTGGGTGCTGCTGCGCGGCGGCAGGGGGACGGCCGGCGGGCGCTGA
- a CDS encoding PIN domain-containing protein: MIYLDTSVALAALFAEDRRPPSDFWAGRLVASRLLEYELWTRVHGKGAAKSHGEAARELLSRVAWVELSPHVLGRALEPWPRPVRTLDALHLAAALFLVERRQPLEVATYDGRLAAAARAVGLEVVAP, translated from the coding sequence GTGATCTACCTCGACACCTCGGTGGCGCTGGCCGCGCTCTTCGCCGAGGACCGGCGGCCGCCCAGCGACTTCTGGGCCGGCCGACTGGTGGCCAGCCGCCTCCTCGAGTACGAGCTCTGGACCCGGGTCCATGGCAAGGGCGCCGCCAAGAGCCACGGCGAGGCGGCCCGCGAGCTGCTCAGCCGGGTGGCCTGGGTGGAGCTCTCGCCCCACGTGCTCGGGCGGGCGCTGGAGCCGTGGCCGAGGCCGGTACGGACGCTCGACGCGCTCCACCTGGCCGCGGCGCTCTTCCTGGTGGAGCGGCGGCAGCCGCTCGAGGTGGCCACCTACGACGGGCGGCTGGCGGCCGCAGCCCGGGCGGTGGGGCTCGAGGTGGTGGCGCCATGA
- a CDS encoding type II toxin-antitoxin system prevent-host-death family antitoxin, whose amino-acid sequence MRTVGLKVLKNKLAEYVRIAAAGERVLISDRDRVVAELVPPDSGRAEHVSDAVLASLVAEGMVSPPLSPGRPLVEQPARTERLADLLAELGGDRGDR is encoded by the coding sequence ATGCGCACTGTGGGGCTCAAGGTCCTGAAGAACAAGCTGGCCGAGTACGTGAGGATCGCCGCGGCCGGCGAGCGGGTCCTCATCTCGGACCGCGATCGAGTGGTGGCTGAGCTGGTGCCACCCGACTCCGGCCGGGCCGAGCACGTGTCCGATGCGGTGCTCGCCTCGCTGGTGGCCGAGGGGATGGTCTCGCCACCGCTCTCGCCGGGCCGGCCGCTGGTGGAGCAGCCGGCGAGGACCGAGCGGCTCGCGGACCTCCTGGCTGAGCTCGGTGGCGACCGGGGCGACCGGTGA
- a CDS encoding FAD-dependent oxidoreductase has protein sequence MHAYRYLIVGGGMTGHAAAAAIRELDRSGDLGMIGEEPVPPYARPSLSRSLWAGADRDQVFLPALQGLVHHAGRRAVALDVKARTLTDDLGQQYRYERLLLATGGAPRRLAICGDRVVHLRTIADYDRLRDHGGHGVVVVGGGHVGTEIAAALAGEGRDVTMVFPESGIGARLWPAELSGHVTRTYEEHGVRLLRGHAVVRAEAFGPDRVLVRTNGGAEVLADLVVAGLGIQPQTALAEAAGLAVSDGIEVDEGLRTSAPDVWAAGDVARVWSAALGERVRLEHAENAVAMGHEAGRAMAGEVVAWRQLPSWSAAFFGLGYQAVGKLDARMETVTAWQRPFREGAIYYLERGRVKGVLLWGIEGQVESARELIRRQRPVVAEELARALPG, from the coding sequence ATGCATGCGTACCGGTACCTCATCGTCGGCGGGGGGATGACGGGCCACGCGGCGGCGGCGGCCATCCGGGAGCTCGACCGGAGCGGCGATCTCGGGATGATCGGCGAGGAGCCGGTGCCCCCCTACGCCCGGCCGTCGCTCTCCCGCTCGCTGTGGGCCGGCGCCGATCGCGACCAGGTCTTCCTGCCGGCGCTGCAGGGGCTGGTGCACCACGCCGGGCGGCGCGCCGTGGCGCTCGACGTGAAGGCCCGAACCCTCACCGACGACCTGGGCCAGCAGTACCGCTACGAGCGGCTGCTCCTGGCCACCGGCGGCGCGCCGCGGCGGCTCGCCATCTGCGGCGACCGGGTGGTGCACCTCCGGACCATCGCCGACTACGACCGGCTGCGCGACCACGGCGGCCACGGCGTGGTGGTGGTGGGAGGCGGCCACGTCGGCACCGAGATCGCCGCCGCGCTGGCCGGCGAGGGGCGCGACGTCACCATGGTCTTCCCGGAGTCCGGCATCGGGGCGCGCCTCTGGCCCGCCGAGCTGTCGGGCCACGTGACGCGCACCTACGAGGAGCACGGCGTGCGGCTGCTGCGGGGCCACGCGGTGGTGCGGGCCGAGGCCTTCGGGCCCGACCGGGTGCTGGTGCGGACCAACGGCGGGGCCGAGGTGCTGGCCGACCTGGTGGTGGCCGGGCTGGGCATCCAGCCGCAGACCGCGCTGGCCGAGGCGGCCGGCCTGGCGGTCTCGGATGGCATCGAGGTGGACGAGGGGCTGCGCACCAGCGCCCCCGACGTCTGGGCGGCCGGCGACGTGGCGCGGGTCTGGTCGGCCGCGCTGGGCGAGCGGGTGCGGCTGGAGCACGCCGAGAACGCCGTCGCCATGGGGCACGAGGCCGGGCGGGCCATGGCGGGCGAGGTGGTGGCCTGGCGCCAGCTGCCCAGCTGGTCCGCCGCCTTCTTCGGCCTCGGCTACCAGGCGGTCGGCAAGCTCGACGCGCGCATGGAGACGGTGACCGCCTGGCAGCGCCCCTTCCGCGAGGGGGCCATCTACTACCTGGAGCGCGGCCGGGTGAAGGGCGTGCTGCTCTGGGGGATCGAGGGCCAGGTGGAGTCGGCCCGCGAGCTCATCCGGCGCCAGCGGCCGGTGGTGGCGGAGGAGCTGGCGCGGGCGCTCCCGGGGTAG
- the rnz gene encoding ribonuclease Z — protein sequence MLRLTFLGTSAAQPTLSRGLSALAVRHDRELLLVDCGEGTQRQLIRYGAGFDVAAIFFTHFHADHYLGAIGFLRTLSMQGRVEHIDLYGPRPARKLLEVMLFTGTERLAFEVRIHEVKPGEPVRREGCTLLPFATDHKISSCGWALQEDERPGRFHPERAAALGVPSGPLFGALQRGQAVTLPDGRVVEPAAVVEPRRRGRLVVVTGDTRPCQATVEAARGADLLVHESTFGDAEAARADETKHATARQAAGVARDAGVQRLLLTHLSTRYDRDTATLLGQAREVFEQVEVAHDGLTVEVPRPA from the coding sequence ATGCTCCGGCTCACCTTCCTCGGCACCTCGGCGGCCCAGCCCACCCTCAGCCGCGGCCTGAGCGCCCTGGCGGTGCGCCACGACCGCGAGCTCCTGCTGGTGGACTGCGGGGAGGGGACGCAGCGCCAGCTCATCCGCTACGGCGCCGGCTTCGACGTGGCGGCCATCTTCTTCACCCACTTCCACGCCGACCACTACCTGGGGGCCATCGGCTTCCTGCGCACCCTGTCGATGCAGGGGCGGGTGGAGCACATCGACCTGTACGGCCCCAGGCCGGCCCGCAAGCTGCTGGAGGTGATGCTGTTCACCGGCACCGAGCGGCTGGCCTTCGAGGTGCGCATCCACGAGGTGAAGCCGGGCGAGCCGGTGCGCCGGGAGGGCTGCACGCTCCTGCCCTTCGCCACCGACCACAAGATCTCCAGCTGCGGCTGGGCGCTCCAGGAGGACGAGCGGCCGGGGCGCTTCCACCCGGAGCGGGCGGCGGCGCTGGGCGTGCCCTCCGGCCCGCTCTTCGGGGCGCTGCAGCGCGGCCAGGCCGTCACCCTGCCCGACGGGCGGGTGGTGGAGCCGGCCGCGGTGGTGGAGCCCAGGCGGCGCGGCCGCCTGGTGGTGGTGACCGGCGACACCCGGCCCTGCCAGGCCACCGTGGAGGCGGCCCGCGGCGCCGACCTGCTGGTGCACGAGTCCACCTTCGGCGACGCCGAGGCGGCGCGAGCCGACGAGACCAAGCACGCCACGGCGCGCCAGGCGGCCGGGGTGGCGCGCGACGCCGGGGTGCAGCGGCTGCTGCTCACCCACCTCTCGACGCGCTACGACCGGGACACGGCCACCCTGCTCGGGCAGGCCCGCGAGGTCTTCGAGCAGGTGGAGGTGGCCCACGACGGGCTGACCGTCGAGGTGCCGCGGCCGGCCTAG
- a CDS encoding PAS domain S-box protein: MSRRPSRAPWRRTLPGALAGAALVAGLATLQRALLGFPAGLISSPRGYLIPALVGGLAGGALAWAWHRLREAEDRYRTVADLATEMIFWRDEAEVVRYASPSCLALTGYTPEELTGTPGLLARLVHPEDADLYRDHRHGVDASGLVQGLEFRIVRKDGAVRWVRHLCRPVLDGAGAQVGVRGSHSDITAEKALQAQLLQVQRLETVGQVAGGVAHDLRNVLTGVIGPATLIQERSQDPEARAAADEILEAARRASGLARDLLDLARREPLRLEPTPLRALVRGSERLLHRVVGDRIMVVFEDDGAPLPVAGDARRLEQVLLNLVTNARDAMPEGGLITVSLRAVPGPVPSALLAVRDQGSGMDPATCGRIFEPFFSTKEAGKGTGLGLSVVDRIVREHHGRISVASAPGRGTTFEVLLPLLPAARAAAAAPAPVA, encoded by the coding sequence ATGTCCCGCCGCCCCTCGCGCGCCCCCTGGAGGCGGACACTCCCCGGCGCCCTCGCCGGCGCCGCGCTGGTGGCGGGCCTCGCCACGCTGCAGCGGGCCCTCCTCGGGTTCCCCGCCGGGCTGATCTCCTCGCCCCGCGGCTACCTCATCCCGGCGCTGGTGGGCGGCCTGGCCGGCGGCGCGCTCGCCTGGGCCTGGCACCGCCTGCGCGAGGCCGAGGATCGCTACCGGACCGTGGCCGACCTGGCCACCGAGATGATCTTCTGGCGCGACGAGGCGGAGGTGGTCCGCTACGCCTCGCCCTCCTGCCTGGCCCTGACCGGCTACACGCCGGAGGAGCTGACCGGCACGCCGGGGCTGCTGGCGCGGCTGGTCCACCCCGAGGACGCCGACCTCTACCGCGACCACCGCCACGGCGTGGACGCCAGCGGCCTGGTGCAGGGGCTCGAGTTCCGCATCGTCCGCAAGGACGGGGCGGTCCGCTGGGTGCGCCACCTGTGCCGGCCGGTGCTCGACGGCGCCGGCGCCCAGGTGGGCGTGCGCGGCTCGCACAGCGACATCACCGCCGAGAAGGCCCTGCAGGCCCAGCTGCTGCAGGTGCAGCGGCTGGAGACGGTCGGCCAGGTGGCAGGGGGCGTGGCCCACGACCTGCGCAACGTGCTGACCGGGGTCATCGGCCCGGCCACCCTGATCCAGGAGCGCAGCCAGGACCCCGAGGCGCGCGCCGCCGCCGACGAGATCCTGGAGGCGGCCCGCCGGGCCAGCGGCCTGGCCCGCGACCTGCTCGACCTGGCGCGGCGGGAGCCGCTGCGGCTGGAGCCCACCCCGCTCCGCGCGCTGGTGCGCGGCTCGGAGCGGCTGCTGCACCGGGTGGTCGGCGACCGCATCATGGTGGTCTTCGAGGACGACGGGGCGCCGCTGCCGGTGGCCGGCGACGCCCGCCGGCTGGAGCAGGTGCTCCTCAACCTGGTCACCAACGCCCGCGACGCCATGCCGGAGGGCGGCCTCATCACCGTGAGCCTGCGGGCCGTGCCGGGCCCGGTGCCGTCGGCGCTGCTGGCGGTGCGGGACCAGGGCTCGGGGATGGACCCGGCCACCTGCGGCCGGATCTTCGAGCCCTTCTTCTCGACCAAGGAGGCCGGCAAGGGCACCGGCCTCGGGCTGTCGGTGGTGGACCGCATCGTGCGGGAGCACCACGGCCGGATCAGCGTGGCGTCGGCGCCTGGCCGCGGCACCACCTTCGAGGTGCTGCTGCCGCTGCTGCCGGCGGCGCGGGCCGCGGCGGCGGCGCCGGCCCCGGTGGCGTAG
- a CDS encoding ABC-2 family transporter protein — protein MRRYLRLLAVQLRASTALALQYRLEFLGQGALALLWTAWSLVPLLVVFGRRDGVAGWTFEEALVVIGWFTLMKGILEGAVNPSLASVVEHIRKGTLDFVLLKPADAQFLVSTARFMPWRVVDVLAGLGIFAAAFLRMGRAPSAGAVALALVLLLCATLVLYSLWILVISAAFHVVKIDNLSYLFSSIFDAARWPVTVFQGFWRLVFTFVVPLALMTTYPALALLGKLDALVAAQALGGALAFAALARLVWTRSIGTYTSASS, from the coding sequence ATGCGCCGCTACCTCCGCCTCCTGGCCGTCCAGCTGCGCGCCTCCACGGCGCTGGCGCTGCAGTACCGGCTCGAGTTCCTCGGGCAGGGGGCGCTGGCGCTGCTCTGGACCGCCTGGTCGCTGGTGCCGCTGCTGGTGGTCTTCGGCCGGCGCGACGGGGTGGCCGGCTGGACCTTCGAGGAGGCGCTGGTGGTCATCGGCTGGTTCACCCTGATGAAGGGGATCCTGGAGGGGGCGGTCAACCCCTCGCTGGCCAGCGTGGTGGAGCACATCCGCAAGGGCACGCTGGACTTCGTGCTGCTCAAGCCGGCCGACGCGCAGTTCCTGGTCTCGACCGCCCGCTTCATGCCCTGGCGGGTGGTGGACGTGCTGGCCGGCCTCGGCATCTTCGCGGCCGCCTTCCTGCGCATGGGGCGCGCCCCCTCGGCCGGCGCGGTGGCGCTGGCGCTGGTGCTCCTGCTGTGCGCCACGCTGGTGCTCTACTCCCTCTGGATCCTGGTCATCTCCGCCGCCTTCCACGTGGTGAAGATCGACAACCTCTCCTACCTGTTCTCCTCCATCTTCGACGCGGCCCGCTGGCCGGTGACGGTGTTCCAGGGGTTCTGGCGGCTGGTCTTCACCTTCGTGGTGCCGCTGGCGCTCATGACCACCTACCCGGCGCTGGCGCTGCTGGGGAAGCTGGATGCGCTGGTGGCGGCGCAGGCGCTGGGCGGGGCGCTGGCCTTCGCCGCGCTGGCGCGCCTGGTCTGGACCCGCTCGATCGGGACCTACACCTCGGCCTCGAGCTAG
- a CDS encoding ABC-2 family transporter protein — protein MRRTLRALPTLLTVGLAEAVSYRAELLVWLLSTNMPLVMLALWSAVARDAPVGRFGQADFVAYYLAALVVRLMTGAWVVWELTFEIRQGTLAYRLLRPLHPLVAYAAENVAAMPMRLALALPVAGVALWLTAGEKLTHDPLLLALFPLTVLGGWLITFLAMALVGTLAFRVDSATSLFELWMGFFGIFSGYLVPLELFPGWVQGLARVLPFRSMLGFPVELITGLLPRQQALLELAVQWGWIALLLVAVRLAWRAGLRHFAAFGG, from the coding sequence GTGCGCCGCACCCTGCGCGCCCTGCCCACCCTGCTCACGGTGGGGCTGGCCGAGGCGGTCTCCTACCGGGCCGAGCTGCTGGTCTGGCTCCTCTCCACCAACATGCCGCTGGTGATGCTGGCGCTCTGGAGCGCGGTGGCCCGCGACGCGCCGGTGGGGCGCTTCGGGCAGGCCGACTTCGTGGCCTACTACCTGGCGGCGCTGGTGGTGCGCCTCATGACCGGCGCCTGGGTGGTGTGGGAGCTGACCTTCGAGATCCGCCAGGGCACGCTGGCCTACCGGCTGCTGCGGCCGCTCCACCCGCTGGTGGCCTACGCCGCCGAGAACGTGGCGGCCATGCCCATGCGCCTGGCCCTGGCGCTGCCGGTGGCCGGGGTGGCGCTGTGGCTCACCGCCGGCGAGAAGCTCACCCACGACCCGCTCCTGCTGGCCCTCTTCCCGCTCACCGTCCTGGGCGGCTGGCTCATCACCTTCCTGGCCATGGCCCTGGTGGGCACCCTGGCCTTCCGGGTGGACTCGGCCACCAGCCTCTTCGAGCTGTGGATGGGGTTCTTCGGGATCTTCTCCGGCTACCTGGTGCCGCTCGAGCTCTTCCCGGGCTGGGTGCAGGGGCTGGCGCGGGTGCTGCCGTTCCGCTCCATGCTCGGCTTCCCGGTCGAGCTGATCACCGGGCTCCTGCCGCGGCAGCAGGCGCTCCTCGAGCTGGCGGTGCAGTGGGGCTGGATCGCGCTCCTGCTGGTGGCGGTGCGCCTGGCCTGGCGCGCCGGCCTGCGCCACTTCGCGGCGTTCGGGGGCTAG
- a CDS encoding methyl-accepting chemotaxis protein, translating into MALGLRGKILGLTAGSVTVVTGLLLVAQASLSHATLAGALADRTRALAASQAVGLAAPAARLDRAALQAAVDGLVAGDTGLAYVVLRSPAGERLAEARGEALTRAGTTPPPAPGREATLREHLEVGGQLLVEAVEPIRFEPPEVSGRPGGRPGRGPVVGTVQLAFTVDRLHAEQEATSQRLVLLALAASAVCLGGASLLASRLVAPLERLGVAAACVAAGDLARRVDVVTGDEIGALADSFRRMQAGLREALAEVHGAAGQVTREAAAIRAAVARQATMGLDQTSAVQEAGASVVELSRAAHLATERADAVVAVSERTDRFSEEGTRVVAEAVDGMGRLGDQVNEIARAIAALSERTVQIGEITQTAIDVAEQSNVLALNAAIEAAKAGEAGEGFAVVASEMRRLAEQSRGAAAQVKAILAEIARSTRQVVLASEEGSRRAGEATHLAARAGSAIQGLNEVVDSSVKAGREIARNTRQQTAGVNQIAAAIGLIEAASTSALEGTFTIQQGAERLELVAQRLAVRVAAFGAVRPGA; encoded by the coding sequence ATGGCGCTCGGCCTGCGCGGCAAGATCCTGGGACTCACGGCGGGCTCGGTGACGGTGGTCACCGGCCTCCTCCTGGTGGCGCAGGCCTCGCTCTCCCACGCGACCCTGGCCGGCGCGCTGGCCGACCGGACGCGCGCCCTGGCGGCGTCGCAGGCCGTGGGGCTGGCCGCGCCGGCCGCGCGGCTCGACCGCGCCGCCCTGCAGGCGGCGGTGGACGGGCTGGTGGCCGGCGACACCGGGCTGGCCTACGTGGTGTTGCGCTCGCCGGCCGGCGAGCGGCTGGCCGAGGCCCGCGGCGAGGCGCTGACGCGCGCCGGCACCACCCCGCCGCCGGCGCCGGGCCGCGAGGCCACGCTGCGCGAGCACCTCGAGGTGGGCGGGCAGCTGCTGGTGGAGGCCGTCGAGCCCATCCGCTTCGAGCCGCCGGAGGTCTCCGGCCGGCCGGGCGGCCGCCCGGGGCGCGGCCCGGTGGTGGGCACGGTGCAGCTGGCCTTCACGGTGGACCGGCTGCACGCCGAGCAGGAGGCCACCAGCCAGCGGCTGGTCCTCCTGGCCCTGGCGGCCAGCGCCGTCTGCCTGGGCGGGGCCTCGCTGCTGGCCTCGCGGCTGGTGGCGCCGCTGGAGCGGCTGGGCGTGGCCGCCGCCTGCGTGGCGGCCGGCGACCTGGCCCGCCGGGTGGACGTGGTCACCGGCGACGAGATCGGCGCGCTGGCGGACAGCTTCCGCCGCATGCAGGCGGGGCTGCGCGAGGCGCTGGCCGAGGTGCACGGCGCGGCCGGCCAGGTGACCCGGGAGGCGGCCGCCATCCGCGCGGCGGTGGCCCGCCAGGCCACCATGGGGCTGGACCAGACCTCGGCGGTGCAGGAGGCCGGCGCCTCGGTGGTGGAGCTCTCGCGGGCCGCCCACCTGGCCACCGAGCGGGCCGACGCGGTGGTGGCGGTGAGCGAGCGGACCGACCGCTTCTCCGAGGAGGGCACCCGGGTGGTGGCGGAGGCGGTGGACGGCATGGGGCGGCTGGGCGACCAGGTCAACGAGATCGCCCGGGCCATCGCCGCGCTCTCCGAGCGCACCGTGCAGATCGGAGAGATCACCCAGACCGCCATCGACGTGGCCGAGCAGTCCAACGTGCTGGCGCTCAACGCGGCCATCGAGGCCGCCAAGGCCGGCGAGGCGGGCGAGGGCTTCGCGGTGGTGGCCTCGGAGATGCGCCGGCTGGCCGAGCAGTCGCGCGGCGCCGCCGCCCAGGTGAAGGCCATCCTGGCCGAGATCGCCCGCTCCACCCGGCAGGTGGTGCTGGCCTCGGAGGAGGGGAGCCGCCGCGCCGGCGAGGCCACCCACCTGGCGGCCCGCGCCGGCAGCGCCATCCAGGGGCTCAACGAGGTGGTGGACTCGTCGGTGAAGGCCGGCCGCGAGATCGCCCGCAACACCCGCCAGCAGACCGCCGGCGTGAACCAGATCGCCGCCGCCATCGGCCTCATCGAGGCCGCCTCCACCAGCGCCCTGGAGGGCACCTTCACCATCCAGCAGGGCGCCGAGCGGCTGGAGCTGGTGGCCCAGCGGCTGGCCGTGCGGGTGGCCGCCTTCGGCGCCGTCCGGCCGGGGGCCTAG
- a CDS encoding Zn-dependent oligopeptidase, whose protein sequence is MPTTSPDAALALTAGADHLTAGCRADLTRARTGAEALVAGAATLPPAEALARFDQAFSALSEAGSRASLARNVHPDAAVRDAAEACEQEVAALATRLSLDRGLYEALAALDPSGLDATARFFLEKALRDFRRGGVDKDDATRARVQALQEELVRIGQEFGRTIRDDVRRLSLPPEALDGLPEDWRRAHPPGPDGLVAVTTDATDYVPFMTYARDEAARAELWRLYRLRGHPANLEVLSRLLARRAELAGLLGYPTWAAFVTEDKMIGSQQAAADFIERIAALSGGRMEREYAQLLARKRADAPAAERVEPWDSTFLQERVKAEQYGYDSQSARPYLEYGRVRDGLLDVTGALLGVEYRRVAGAPSWHPDVEAFDVVDRAAGTPLGRIHLDMFPRPGKYKHFAQFTLASGVAGQRLPEGVLVCNFPQPRAGAPALLEHGEVRTFFHEFGHLLHHVLGGHTRYAAHSGVATEWDFVEAPSQMLEEWIWDPAVLARFAHHLDTGAPIPAELVARMKAADEYGKGLQVRQQMFYAAVSLELHRRPPDGLDTTALVAELQARYTPFRHVEGTYFHESFGHLDGYSAIYYTYMWSLVIAKDLFGEFRAAGLMDPATAARYRRAVLEPGGSRPAAALVQDFLGRPSGFEAYRAWLEAG, encoded by the coding sequence ATGCCGACCACCTCGCCCGACGCCGCCCTGGCCCTCACCGCCGGGGCCGACCACCTCACCGCCGGCTGCCGCGCCGACCTCACGCGCGCCAGGACCGGCGCCGAGGCCCTGGTGGCCGGCGCGGCCACCCTCCCGCCGGCCGAGGCGCTGGCCCGCTTCGACCAGGCCTTCTCGGCCCTCTCGGAGGCGGGCAGCCGGGCCAGCCTGGCGCGCAACGTCCACCCCGACGCGGCGGTGCGCGACGCCGCCGAGGCCTGCGAGCAGGAGGTGGCGGCGCTGGCCACCCGGCTCTCGCTCGACCGCGGCCTCTACGAGGCGCTGGCGGCGCTCGACCCCTCCGGCCTCGACGCCACCGCCCGCTTCTTCCTGGAGAAGGCGCTGCGCGACTTCCGCCGCGGCGGCGTGGACAAGGACGACGCCACCCGGGCGCGCGTGCAGGCCCTGCAGGAGGAGCTGGTCCGCATCGGCCAGGAGTTCGGGCGCACCATCCGCGACGACGTGCGGCGGCTCTCGCTCCCGCCCGAGGCGCTCGACGGCCTGCCCGAGGACTGGCGGCGGGCGCACCCGCCCGGCCCGGACGGGCTGGTGGCCGTCACCACCGACGCCACCGACTACGTGCCCTTCATGACCTACGCCCGGGACGAGGCCGCCCGGGCCGAGCTGTGGCGGCTCTACCGGCTGCGCGGCCACCCCGCCAACCTGGAGGTGCTGTCGCGCCTGCTGGCGCGCCGCGCCGAGCTGGCCGGGCTGCTCGGGTACCCGACCTGGGCCGCCTTCGTCACCGAGGACAAGATGATCGGCAGCCAGCAGGCCGCCGCCGACTTCATCGAGCGCATCGCCGCCCTCTCGGGGGGGCGGATGGAGCGCGAGTACGCCCAGCTGCTGGCGCGCAAGCGGGCCGACGCGCCGGCGGCGGAGCGGGTCGAGCCCTGGGACTCCACCTTCCTGCAGGAGCGGGTCAAGGCCGAGCAGTACGGCTACGACTCGCAGTCGGCCCGCCCCTACCTCGAGTACGGCCGGGTCCGCGACGGGCTGCTCGACGTCACCGGCGCGCTGCTGGGCGTCGAGTACCGCCGCGTGGCCGGGGCGCCCAGCTGGCACCCGGACGTGGAGGCCTTCGACGTGGTGGACCGCGCCGCCGGGACCCCGCTCGGCCGCATCCACCTCGACATGTTCCCGCGCCCGGGCAAGTACAAGCACTTCGCCCAGTTCACCCTGGCGTCCGGGGTGGCCGGGCAGCGCCTGCCGGAGGGGGTGCTGGTCTGCAACTTCCCGCAGCCCCGGGCCGGCGCGCCCGCCCTGCTGGAGCACGGCGAGGTGCGCACCTTCTTCCACGAGTTCGGCCACCTGCTGCACCACGTGCTGGGCGGCCACACCCGCTACGCGGCCCACTCCGGGGTGGCCACCGAGTGGGACTTCGTGGAGGCGCCCTCGCAGATGCTGGAGGAGTGGATCTGGGACCCGGCCGTGCTGGCCCGCTTCGCCCACCACCTCGACACCGGCGCCCCCATCCCGGCGGAGCTGGTGGCCCGCATGAAGGCCGCCGACGAGTACGGCAAGGGGCTGCAGGTGCGGCAGCAGATGTTCTACGCGGCGGTCAGCCTGGAGCTGCACCGCCGCCCGCCGGACGGGCTCGACACCACCGCGCTGGTGGCCGAGCTGCAGGCGCGCTACACGCCCTTCCGCCACGTCGAGGGCACCTACTTCCACGAGTCCTTCGGCCACCTCGACGGCTACTCGGCCATCTACTACACGTACATGTGGTCCCTGGTGATCGCCAAGGACCTGTTCGGCGAGTTCCGCGCCGCCGGCCTGATGGACCCGGCCACGGCGGCCCGCTACCGCCGCGCCGTGCTGGAGCCGGGCGGCTCCCGGCCGGCGGCCGCGCTGGTGCAGGACTTCCTCGGGCGCCCCTCCGGCTTCGAGGCGTACCGGGCCTGGCTGGAGGCGGGGTAG